tgactgtgtctccaccagttatgaggtcatccatataaaagtcgTCTCTTATTGTTTCTGCTAAGACGCTATCCTCTTGGCAAAACCGGTCTGCCAGCTCTCGTAGACATCGGACtgctaagaaaggtgctgccgaGGTGCCATAAGTTACGGTTGTTAACTTAAACTCACTGATCGGCAATTTTGGATCATCTCTCCATAGGATAAATTGGTATTCTTAGTCTTTCTCagcaacctttatttggcgatacattttttcaatgtcagctaccataacatattgccacttgcgccatttaattagaatatcgaatatatccttttgaaccttaggaccagctataataacgtcatttaggcttagtccatttgtcgtttttgcggatgcgtcaaaaactactcgtagcttcgtagttaagcttccaggcctgatgattgcttgatggggtaaatagtatttaccttgacccgttgcctttacagattccatatgtcccatcttaaggtattctttcatgaattcgttgtatgcagcccagtagtggcacttataattttgtgctttgctgctcgagttatatttccggacacaatccatccaaatttggttttttgtcccaagattccattcacggtttttattttttccatcataatcaggggaaatagatccacacctatcaccatgtcaattctgcttggctcgttgaattgtggatctgctagcctgtagcccttccactctttgttgatatcaatatcaaactttttgctgggaagggctctatggagtgttggtaaaaccaatgcttccgttgatgctttgaagctgcttggaatttttggtttgatcgtcaggtggacactatttttatacccgttactcgtagagtaaaagggtatactagattcgttgaaaagtatgtaacaggcagaaggaagcgtttccgaccatataaagtatatatattcttgatcaggatcaatagtcgagtcgatctggccatgtccgtctgtccgtccgtctgtctgtctgtccgtctgtccgtctgtctgtctgtccgtccgtatgaacgctgagatctcaggaactacaaaagctagaaagtttagattgggcatacagactccagagacatagacgcagcgcaagtttgtcgattcatgttgccacgccactctaacgccaaccGCCACTGCCCCactttgaaaatttttattttttcattttgtattgtttgtatttctatcatttgcaagtttgccacgcccactctaacgcccacaaaccgcccaaagctgccacgcccacacttttgaaaaatgtttagatattttttcatttttgtattagtcgtctaaatttctatcgatttgccaaaaaactttttgccacgcccactctaacgcccacaaacctgcacttctactagctgagtaacgggtatcagatagtcggggaactcgactatagcgttctctcttgtttgataattgagtagtTTGGAagataccttcgacctctatagtactccttactctgggaatccctaatatttgtgctgcttcctctgaaatcagcgtctTCTGGGATCCGCCGTCATTAagcgccctcaactcgttgtaacctccagctttgttttttactaaaacaacagctgcaGCCAGAAGTGTGTCTTGGCCTTGCTTaaggctattgctgttgatactgcgttttatgtcttcatgaagaagggtgttgtgtcttttggagcatcgattgcatgtaatttcctttctgcagtCGATAGCTttatgctttccaaagcatctaaagcacatgctgttcttttgaacgaattcttttctttttcgattgattgtgctctgaatttgagacactttatcatatcgtggccatccttagagcaaaaggcacacgatctaacttgcacttttcttgtagcaagctgagcggtatttttggtaatggcattTACTGAGTTGTATTGCTGCTCAATAAATTCTAGTACATCTTGTAAGGACTGTATAGCTCTTGCGttttttacatgctgttcatacagctgcaaggcttctggcgaaaatttccgcagcagaatttcagctaaaattacgtcagcagagcttcctatttttcctttttactttatgatgaatatgctctcggtcgcagtatccgaaaacttccctaaatttttctcatAATGGGGCAGAAAGCACTtcagttccattaatttgttgaagtgttgggagaatatttttctgctattctcatagcgtttgcagataagctcccacgctgctgcatagctagccgctgatcctgttatcaaatggctaaccaccatttgagcttctccttttaagcaggctcttaaatatcccagcttCCTTGTGTTGCTGAGATCCTTTCTGCTGTCTATTAGTTCAGAGAACAGATCGTAAAATGCTGGCcattccttcgcatttccattgaacgttGGAAGGTCCACTTTTGGGAGTTCTGGCACGTCGTAGTTGGAACTTTTGAACTGTTCCAACTTCCTCTGAAGTACCATTTCTAGTGCGGCAACATCAGATTGCAGAATGTCTGCCTCATCTTGATTAAAGgcagttctgtcatacttgttttcaagcagtttcagtgtgtccgtcacgttggaccaatgacttttcatcattgccagctgcttgactagTTCAATCTCACTTGAACTATCCAGGGTTTCGTATATTAGGCTTATCTGTTGCTCCACCCTGTCCgctcttctgtccaccagttgaaccagattatcaactggactggagctccGAGCTCATGCGGAATCAGAAATTTTGATCCACTTGGTATATTTATctcttcaagtgtttctacctgtagtagtagtagtagtaattGTGTATAAGCATAGTAGTATAAGTCCCATTGCAATATTAGAATGTAAGAACCTAATAATAAGAGTCGCGAATGTAAACAGTATACACACACttgctgaataaatgaagagtCAGTCGTCGCTGAACTGTCACAGATCGCACACTAAAGCTCAGAAGTGGTCGGACCTACCGAAGTGAtaatttcaaaagaaaaataaaaatcggcATTAATGAATTGTAATCCTGGCAATTACACATTAAAAGAACTAAAAGCTCTGTGCGtacaaaacaaacttaaaagtAGTGGCACAAAAATCGAATTGATTAAAAgacttgaaaatattaaatttgagtGGTGCGCgcttgaaaaaaataaaacagcaatgaaaaaaatcaacgccacaGAACAAACCGGTAAAATAGACAGGGATGAAAACAACGGCAACGGCGAAGAACAAAGTAGCGAAAACGAGATAGCAAGAAGTAGCGACAACGACGGCGACACGATGACGGCAACGgttgcacatacatacaaaggAATGCAAGAAACAGAAGGTTCGAGAAAAGTAACGGGATCTTGCGAAATAAATGTTAACAACGAAAATGAGATCGAGCAATGTTCTGAGAGGCAGATGGTGAGCGCCAGCAACAATGAGTCCAACAAATGTTTAGCGATCCCGATGGCCAGCAACAATGATCCCGAGATGCAATGGCTGGCAACAAGGAGCCACAACAATGTTTTGGAAACCAAATGATGCGGAACAATGTAACTATCCAAGACAGCGATATTCAAAGAATGGAAAATgagttgaaaatattgaagctGCAAAATGAGATCGAccagttaaaaaataaacaacaacgaaGTAACGAAACAGACTCAAGCATTTCTTTCGAAATTTTAAAGGAGATCGTTAAGGTATACGATGGCGGAAACAATTTCATTGTTTGGATATCTCAACTTTTGAATGTCCAGAAAAATTTCAAGGTCGGCGACGAGATGATGCGTGCGCTGATTCACTACAAAGTTAAGGGCGATGCTGAAATATGGCTGTATTCAAGCACGAGCGCTACTATGGACACAGCGGATAAAATGTTAAGCCACCTGGAGAAAATGTTCGTAATGTCCAAAGAATCAAAGTTGAGTATGCGGCAGAAGCTACAGAACTGCGTCTGGATCAAAGGTGAGGAGTTCTCCAAGTACTACAACGAGAAGTGGCAGCTGGCGGATAACTTAGCACTGGCAGAAGATGAATTTTTGGAATATGTCATTGACGGCATACACGATGTCAATCTACGCAATCTGGCTAAGTCGCGTTCGTTCAAGACCGGATTGGAGCTTCTGGAGGCATTCCGAAACGTTGAGTTGGGCTACGTTCCTAAGCCCAAGTTACCGGAAGACCGTAGAGCAGGAGATTTTCAGAAGCCACGAGGTAATGCAGAGTGCTACAATTGCCACAGTCGGGGCCACCTGGCCAAAGAGTGCCGCAAGCCTAAGAGACAAGATGGGGCTTGTTACGCATGTGGCTTGCAAGGACATGTTGCTAAGGAGTGCAACCAATACAAGAAGTCGAAGGGCGGGGACAACGATTATGTAAGTTATATTGAATTAACATTTTGTACAAAGAATAATATGCTGAACCCTATGTTTATAGAATGTCTCATAGATTCTGGCAGCCCGATAAGTATTATTAAAAACGTTTTATACCaagtcaaattaaaatggaaaagacTACTTCTTTAAGTTACGTTGgattaaatttaagtaaattacaaatacatgGAAGCGTAAAATGTTCagttaaattttcaaataaagataCTCCTATGTTATGTCGTGGATGATGAATCTATGGGATATGCTATGTTATTGGGAAGTGATTTTTAGCAAGAGTAAAGGCCAAAATTGTAATTGATAATGAACACGaaaaatatctgaaataaaaaaagattcGATAGttgaagaaaatcaaaatacaaataaagaaTCTAAAAGTCATTATGAGACAAACGCAGacgaacaaaataattttgaaaaacaactattattaattgattacaatgataatgaaaatgtatatGAGATAGGttcacaattaaattttaaacaaagacgcgaatttataaatgttattgaagaatattatattaaaccAAAAGACCGAGTGAACCGAatataaaatgtgaaatgaagCTAAGGTTAGAGGAAGACAAGCCGTTTAGTTTTTCGCCAAGACGCCTGGCATATGTAGAGAAAGAAAAATTACAAGGAATCCTTGATGATTATTTAAAAGATGGTATTATACGACAAAGTGAGTCTGAGTATTGCTCGCCAATTGTACtagtaaaaaagaaattggGTGGCATTCGGATGTGCATAGATTATAGGAAACTAAATAAGATCACGGCGAAAGTTAGATACCCGATGCCATTAATGATGATTTATTAGATACCCTAGCAAACAAGTTGTGTTCTCGAAGTTAGACCTGAAAATGAATACTTCCATGTTTATAATAAACATGATAAAGTATACATCATTTACCACGCCACTAGGACAGTATGAGTTCACAAGAATGCCTTTTGGGCTGACAAATGCTCCGTCTGTTTTTCAAAGGTTCATCAACAAAGTATTTGACGACATGATTAGGGATAAGAAAGTGATAGTTTATCTCGATGACATAATGATAGCGACAAAGAATATAGAAGATCACCAAGCTATATTAAAAGAAGTATTTGAGCGATTGGTGTgaaagcaattgaaaattttcccGTGCCACAAAAAGTTCTTGATGTCCAAAGTTTTTTGGGGATGTGCTAGTATTTTAGAAGATTTATACAGAATTTTTCAACAATAGCAAAGCCACTCCATGATTTGACAAAGAAAGACAAAAAGTTCGAGTTTGGCCTAGCGCAATTAGAAGCATTTGATGAATTAAAAAGCAAGCTTGtacacactataaactaatgcgtacacttaatgagttcaattcgggtgtttgaatctaactgactcgctactgcgagggcatcgccttttattcattcttacataggttcttatcatctaattatataatgcagcgcttgtaagacgctgcagtctgcgttggtcaatgcagctgaggtttatcttaaatctatatttgtgacctatgaccgcgctaatcactcccgcgtgatcatacctcttaacacttcggcaatagaccctgcaatcgtacttatctgtagttgccacttatgttgtcccatgccatgtttattgcagcccataaatagaacatatttatagtttgtctacttatcatgtctaaacacatctttagacaaAGCTGTTAAAACGCCTATTTTAGCATTGTACAGTCCTGAGGATGAAACA
This portion of the Drosophila santomea strain STO CAGO 1482 chromosome 3L, Prin_Dsan_1.1, whole genome shotgun sequence genome encodes:
- the LOC120450090 gene encoding uncharacterized protein LOC120450090 translates to MAGNKEPQQCFGNQMMRNNVTIQDSDIQRMENELKILKLQNEIDQLKNKQQRSNETDSSISFEILKEIVKKNFKVGDEMMRALIHYKVKGDAEIWLYSSTSATMDTADKMLSHLEKMFVMSKESKLSMRQKLQNCVWIKGEEFSKYYNEKWQLADNLALAEDEFLEYVIDGIHDVNLRNLAKSRSFKTGLELLEAFRNVELGYVPKPKLPEDRRAGDFQKPRGNAECYNCHSRGHLAKECRKPKRQDGACYACGLQGHVAKECNQYKKSKGGDNDYNVS